A stretch of the Dyella telluris genome encodes the following:
- a CDS encoding SUF system Fe-S cluster assembly regulator: MLRVSRLTDYATVVMTCIAAHPDDVLSTAQIADEARLELPTVSKLLKSLGHAGLVESFRGVNGGYRLARPAGEITLAQIVEALEGPIGMTECSLADGQCERESQCGVRANWQHVNSVVDSALRAVSLSDMLKPPSRRIDIHPIG; this comes from the coding sequence ATGCTCCGCGTCAGCCGACTTACCGACTACGCCACGGTGGTGATGACCTGCATCGCCGCCCACCCCGACGACGTGCTCAGCACGGCGCAGATCGCCGATGAGGCGCGCCTGGAGCTGCCCACCGTGAGCAAGCTGCTGAAGTCGCTGGGCCACGCCGGCCTGGTGGAATCGTTCCGCGGCGTCAATGGCGGCTACCGCCTGGCGCGGCCGGCCGGGGAAATCACCCTGGCCCAGATCGTCGAAGCGCTGGAAGGCCCCATCGGCATGACCGAATGCAGCCTGGCCGACGGCCAGTGCGAGCGCGAGTCGCAATGCGGCGTGCGCGCCAACTGGCAACACGTCAACAGCGTCGTGGACAGCGCCCTGCGCGCGGTCAGTCTCTCCGACATGCTCAAACCACCCAGTCGTCGTATCGATATCCATCCGATCGGATGA
- a CDS encoding P-II family nitrogen regulator, producing the protein MKWITAIIKPFTLDDVRQALTEVGVTGMTVTEVKGFGRQHGHTELYRGAEYVVDFLPKLKLEVAVADEHLDQAVEAIIGAARTGKIGDGKVFVSELEQAIRIRTQEVDVDAL; encoded by the coding sequence ATGAAGTGGATTACGGCCATCATCAAACCGTTCACGCTGGACGACGTCCGCCAGGCGCTGACCGAGGTGGGCGTGACGGGCATGACCGTCACCGAGGTGAAGGGCTTCGGCCGCCAGCACGGCCACACCGAGCTCTACCGGGGGGCCGAGTACGTGGTGGATTTCCTGCCCAAGCTGAAGCTTGAGGTGGCGGTGGCCGACGAGCACCTGGACCAGGCGGTGGAAGCCATCATCGGCGCCGCACGCACCGGCAAGATCGGCGACGGCAAGGTGTTCGTGAGCGAGCTGGAGCAGGCCATCCGCATCCGCACGCAGGAGGTCGATGTCGATGCGCTTTGA
- the murU gene encoding N-acetylmuramate alpha-1-phosphate uridylyltransferase MurU has product MRHALIFAAGLGERMRPLTNHTPKPLLEVAGKRLIEWHLEKLAAIDVRYVVINTSHLAEQFPVALGDGSRWGLRIRYAYEGPTPLETGGGMLNALGLLGPEPFIVISGDVWTDADFSALPSEPRGVGHLLLVDNPPHHPDGDFALDAQGLIQDNGSPRLTYSGIGVFRRELLDGWQDVVHDAGAQQTPPRFKLRPLLERAIARQQLGGSHYRGAWTDVGTPERLRELDERLRR; this is encoded by the coding sequence ATGCGCCACGCCCTGATCTTCGCCGCCGGCCTGGGCGAGCGCATGCGCCCGCTCACCAACCACACGCCCAAGCCCCTGCTGGAGGTCGCCGGCAAGCGCCTGATCGAATGGCATCTGGAAAAGCTTGCCGCCATCGACGTGCGGTACGTGGTGATCAACACCTCGCATCTTGCCGAGCAGTTTCCCGTCGCACTGGGTGACGGTTCGCGCTGGGGCCTGCGCATCCGCTATGCGTACGAAGGCCCCACGCCACTGGAAACCGGTGGCGGCATGCTCAATGCGCTGGGCCTGCTCGGCCCGGAGCCGTTCATCGTGATCAGCGGTGATGTCTGGACCGATGCCGATTTCTCCGCGCTACCCAGCGAACCGCGCGGCGTGGGGCACCTGTTGCTGGTGGACAACCCGCCGCACCATCCCGACGGCGACTTCGCGCTCGATGCGCAGGGGCTGATCCAGGACAACGGCTCGCCGCGTCTCACCTACAGCGGCATCGGCGTGTTTCGCCGCGAGCTGCTCGACGGGTGGCAGGACGTGGTCCACGATGCCGGCGCCCAGCAAACGCCGCCCCGCTTCAAGCTGAGGCCGCTGCTGGAACGCGCCATTGCCCGCCAGCAACTGGGCGGCAGCCACTACCGTGGTGCATGGACGGATGTGGGCACACCCGAGCGCCTGCGCGAACTCGACGAACGTCTACGTCGCTGA
- the sufC gene encoding Fe-S cluster assembly ATPase SufC encodes MLKIENLHARVEGKDILKGLTLTVNPGEVHAIMGPNGAGKSTLGNVLSGRDGYEVTAGTVTFNGVDLLALEPEERAAAGVFLAFQYPVEIPGVNNTYFLRAALNAQRKQRGEPELDSMQFLKLVREKLKIMQISDELLHRAVNEGFSGGEKKRNEIFQMAVLEPKLAILDETDSGLDIDALKQVAQGVNALRSSERGFLVITHYQRLLDYIEPDFVHVLADGRIVESGDKTLALKLEEQGYAWVNDKDPALTGASA; translated from the coding sequence ATGCTAAAGATCGAAAACCTGCACGCCCGCGTCGAGGGCAAGGACATCCTCAAGGGACTCACGCTCACCGTGAATCCCGGCGAAGTGCACGCGATCATGGGCCCCAACGGCGCCGGCAAGTCCACGCTGGGCAACGTGCTTTCGGGGCGCGATGGTTACGAGGTAACGGCCGGCACGGTGACCTTCAACGGTGTCGACCTGCTGGCGCTGGAACCGGAAGAGCGCGCCGCTGCCGGCGTGTTCCTGGCCTTCCAATACCCGGTGGAGATCCCGGGCGTGAACAACACCTATTTCCTGCGCGCCGCGCTCAACGCGCAGCGCAAGCAGCGCGGCGAGCCGGAACTCGATTCCATGCAGTTCCTGAAGCTGGTGCGCGAAAAGCTGAAGATCATGCAGATCTCCGACGAGCTGCTGCACCGCGCCGTGAACGAAGGTTTCTCGGGCGGCGAAAAGAAGCGCAACGAGATCTTCCAGATGGCCGTGCTCGAACCCAAGCTCGCCATCCTCGATGAAACCGATTCGGGCCTGGATATCGACGCGCTCAAGCAGGTGGCGCAGGGCGTGAACGCGTTGCGTTCCAGCGAGCGTGGCTTCCTGGTGATCACGCACTACCAGCGCCTGCTTGACTACATCGAGCCGGATTTCGTGCACGTGCTGGCCGATGGCCGCATCGTGGAGAGTGGCGACAAGACGCTGGCGCTGAAGCTGGAAGAGCAGGGCTACGCGTGGGTGAACGACAAGGATCCCGCGCTGACCGGAGCCTCGGCATGA
- a CDS encoding ammonium transporter, translating to MSMRFDRRTVPALLGLLATSPTWAQAAAPAHIDSGDTAWMLTATAFVLLMTIPGLALFYGGMVRAKNLLSVLMQCFAITALVSVLWMVYGYSLAFSTEGMQAHVTNLHSFIGGLDRGFLAGLRPDSRYQTVPESVFVMFQLTFAIITPALIIGAFAERMKFSALLWFSGLWLTIVYLPVAHMVWSGPGSFLGDLGVLDFAGGTVVHINAGIAGLVACLVIGKRRGYPHVPMPPHNLGYTVMGASLLWLGWFGFNAGSAVAANGSAGMAMLATQVATAGAALGWLFVEWIVHGRPSVLGIVSGAVAGLVAVTPAAGTAGPGGALVLGLIAGVICFFSATRLKHKLGYDDSLDVFGVHAVAGIVGALLTGPLASPKLGGFGDVQSLWGQLWIQTKGVGFTVVWSAVLSLVILKLIDWTLGLRVDDEQEQIGLDIALHEEKAYNL from the coding sequence ATGTCGATGCGCTTTGATCGCCGGACCGTGCCCGCCCTCCTCGGCCTTCTCGCCACCTCGCCCACCTGGGCACAAGCGGCCGCACCTGCGCACATCGACAGCGGCGACACCGCGTGGATGCTCACCGCCACCGCTTTCGTGCTGCTGATGACGATACCGGGCCTGGCGCTGTTCTACGGCGGCATGGTGCGCGCGAAGAACCTGCTGTCGGTACTGATGCAGTGCTTCGCCATCACGGCGCTGGTGTCGGTGCTGTGGATGGTCTACGGCTATTCGCTGGCGTTCAGCACGGAAGGCATGCAGGCGCATGTGACCAACCTGCACTCGTTCATCGGCGGACTGGACCGCGGTTTCCTGGCCGGACTCAGGCCCGATTCGCGCTACCAGACGGTGCCCGAAAGCGTGTTTGTGATGTTCCAGCTCACCTTCGCCATCATCACGCCCGCACTGATCATCGGCGCGTTCGCCGAACGCATGAAGTTCAGTGCGCTGCTGTGGTTCAGCGGCCTGTGGCTCACCATCGTCTATCTGCCGGTGGCGCATATGGTGTGGAGCGGGCCGGGCTCGTTCCTGGGCGATCTGGGCGTGCTCGATTTCGCCGGCGGCACGGTGGTGCACATCAATGCGGGTATTGCCGGCCTGGTGGCCTGCCTGGTGATCGGCAAGCGCCGCGGTTACCCGCACGTGCCCATGCCGCCGCACAACCTGGGCTACACCGTGATGGGCGCCAGCCTGCTGTGGCTGGGCTGGTTCGGCTTCAACGCGGGTTCTGCCGTGGCGGCCAATGGCAGCGCCGGCATGGCGATGCTGGCAACACAGGTGGCTACCGCCGGCGCCGCGCTGGGCTGGCTGTTCGTGGAGTGGATCGTGCACGGGCGGCCCAGCGTGCTGGGCATTGTCTCGGGCGCGGTGGCGGGCCTGGTCGCGGTCACGCCGGCAGCCGGCACCGCCGGCCCGGGCGGCGCGCTGGTGCTTGGCCTTATCGCCGGCGTGATCTGCTTCTTCAGCGCCACGCGCCTCAAGCACAAGCTGGGCTATGACGACTCGCTCGACGTGTTCGGCGTGCATGCCGTGGCCGGCATCGTCGGCGCGCTGCTCACCGGACCGCTGGCATCGCCAAAGCTGGGCGGGTTCGGCGACGTGCAGTCGCTGTGGGGACAGCTGTGGATCCAGACGAAGGGCGTGGGCTTCACGGTCGTGTGGAGTGCCGTGCTCAGCCTGGTCATCCTCAAGCTGATCGACTGGACGCTGGGCCTGCGCGTGGATGACGAGCAGGAGCAGATTGGCCTGGATATCGCATTGCACGAAGAGAAGGCTTACAACCTATAG
- the sufB gene encoding Fe-S cluster assembly protein SufB → MTTETTERSDLSATTLRDNAEVAEALGRRYEAGFTTDIETEYLPAGLSEDIVRQLSALKKEPKWMTEWRLKAYRHWLTMPTPDWAKLNLSPIDYQSISYYAAPKSAPKSLDEVDPKLLETYDKLGVPLHERAKLAGVAVDAVFDSVSVGTTFRKELAEAGVIFCSMSEAIREHPELVQQYLGSVVPVGDNYFAALNSAVFSDGSFVFIPKGVRCPMELSTYFRINAINTGQFERTLIVCEEGAYVSYLEGCTAPMRDENQLHAAVVELVALEKAQIKYSTVQNWYPGDENGVGGIYNFVTKRGDCRGDDSKISWTQVETGSAITWKYPSCVLRGDRSVGEFYSVALTHHRQQADTGTKMIHIGKGTKSKIVSKGISAGRSSNSYRGLVKVEKGAEGARNYTQCDSLLIGKKCGAHTFPYMEVKNPTAIVEHEATTSKISDDQLFYCRSRGIGEEDAVSMIVDGFCKQVFRELPMEFAVEAKKLLEVSLEGAVG, encoded by the coding sequence ATGACTACCGAAACCACCGAACGCAGTGATCTTTCCGCCACGACACTTCGCGACAACGCCGAAGTGGCCGAAGCGCTGGGTCGTCGCTACGAAGCCGGTTTCACCACGGACATCGAAACGGAATACCTGCCGGCCGGTCTGTCCGAAGACATCGTGCGCCAGCTTTCCGCGCTGAAGAAAGAGCCGAAGTGGATGACCGAGTGGCGCCTGAAGGCCTATCGCCACTGGCTCACCATGCCCACGCCCGACTGGGCCAAGCTCAATCTCTCGCCGATCGATTACCAGTCCATCAGCTATTACGCCGCACCGAAGTCCGCGCCGAAGTCGCTGGACGAAGTCGATCCGAAGCTGCTGGAAACCTACGACAAGCTCGGCGTACCGCTGCATGAGCGCGCCAAGCTGGCCGGCGTGGCGGTGGATGCCGTGTTCGACTCCGTGTCGGTGGGCACCACCTTCCGCAAGGAGCTGGCCGAAGCGGGCGTGATCTTCTGCTCCATGAGCGAAGCCATCCGCGAACATCCCGAGCTGGTGCAGCAGTACCTCGGCAGTGTGGTGCCAGTGGGCGACAACTACTTCGCCGCGCTCAACTCCGCCGTGTTCTCCGACGGCTCGTTCGTGTTCATTCCCAAGGGCGTGCGTTGCCCGATGGAGCTGTCCACCTACTTCCGCATCAACGCCATCAACACGGGGCAGTTCGAGCGCACGCTGATCGTGTGCGAAGAGGGCGCCTACGTGTCCTACCTCGAAGGCTGCACCGCGCCCATGCGCGACGAGAACCAGCTGCACGCCGCCGTTGTTGAACTGGTCGCGCTGGAAAAGGCGCAGATCAAGTATTCGACGGTGCAGAACTGGTACCCGGGCGACGAGAACGGCGTCGGCGGCATCTACAACTTCGTGACCAAGCGTGGCGATTGCCGCGGCGACGATTCCAAGATCTCGTGGACGCAGGTGGAAACCGGTTCGGCCATCACCTGGAAGTACCCCAGTTGCGTGCTGCGCGGCGACCGCTCGGTGGGCGAGTTCTACTCGGTGGCGCTGACCCACCATCGCCAGCAGGCCGATACCGGCACCAAGATGATCCACATCGGCAAGGGCACCAAGTCGAAGATCGTCTCCAAGGGCATCAGTGCCGGCCGCAGCTCCAACAGTTACCGTGGTCTGGTCAAGGTGGAGAAGGGCGCCGAGGGCGCGCGCAATTACACCCAGTGCGACTCGCTGCTGATCGGCAAGAAGTGCGGCGCGCACACCTTCCCGTACATGGAAGTGAAGAACCCCACGGCCATCGTCGAGCACGAGGCCACCACCTCGAAGATTTCCGATGACCAGCTGTTCTATTGCCGCAGCCGCGGCATCGGCGAGGAAGACGCCGTGTCGATGATCGTCGACGGCTTCTGCAAGCAGGTGTTCCGCGAGCTGCCGATGGAATTCGCAGTGGAAGCCAAGAAGTTGCTGGAAGTGTCGCTGGAAGGCGCGGTGGGATGA
- a CDS encoding tetratricopeptide repeat protein, protein MGSTALAVLATTLLAAAALPPANAATQEVTAASVTANKSGGTTINITMDKSGKPVVDADEQQVLEGLKMIQAGQILAAIDGPINAVINKYEAKYGQHPKDTYSARGATDALLYAGIGAKDKRNVVVLGPAWAMAYWARGYAYGEMNRYDDEQAELEKALALAPFDAQYSNELAYVLMQKRDWNGAMEHYRAGQEYAPLTAADGVTPMQCAALRGQGYVLVELHRLDEAEAKYRECLTLIPGEPKSLGEIGYIHEQKKKLEQAH, encoded by the coding sequence ATGGGCTCGACAGCACTCGCCGTTCTCGCCACCACCCTGCTCGCCGCGGCGGCCTTACCGCCTGCCAACGCCGCGACACAGGAGGTGACCGCCGCCAGCGTGACCGCGAACAAGTCCGGCGGCACTACCATCAACATAACCATGGACAAGTCGGGCAAGCCGGTGGTCGACGCGGACGAGCAGCAAGTGCTCGAGGGACTGAAGATGATCCAGGCCGGTCAGATCCTGGCCGCCATCGACGGGCCCATCAATGCGGTGATAAACAAGTACGAAGCGAAGTACGGCCAGCATCCCAAGGACACCTACAGCGCACGAGGCGCCACCGATGCCCTGCTGTACGCCGGCATCGGCGCCAAGGACAAACGCAACGTCGTCGTACTCGGCCCCGCCTGGGCCATGGCCTATTGGGCACGCGGCTATGCCTATGGCGAAATGAATCGCTACGACGACGAACAGGCCGAGCTGGAGAAGGCGCTCGCACTTGCACCGTTTGATGCCCAATACAGCAATGAACTGGCTTATGTGCTGATGCAGAAGCGTGACTGGAACGGCGCCATGGAGCACTACCGGGCGGGCCAGGAATACGCGCCGCTCACGGCGGCCGACGGCGTGACACCCATGCAATGCGCTGCCCTGCGAGGACAGGGCTATGTACTGGTCGAACTGCATCGCCTCGATGAGGCGGAAGCCAAATACCGCGAATGCCTGACGCTCATCCCCGGCGAACCCAAGTCGCTGGGGGAGATCGGCTATATCCACGAACAGAAGAAGAAGCTGGAACAGGCGCACTGA
- the sufD gene encoding Fe-S cluster assembly protein SufD, with the protein MSEPQRTPFVDSLLEAAAQARLPGSGIGWLDAARRENLEAFAEGGLPDTRMEAWKYTALRALGQRRFAAADAQAATRATEVNGFALPGIDGPTLVFVNGVFRPELSRVDALPAGLSLQPLSQALQGDAEPLRFALSRHYREGGDVFARLNAALAGDGVVLHVAAGTKVEEPVRLLFVGAPADENVAWHVRHVVELGEGAELSLVEQHVATDAHQNLCTQVTDIVLRRGAKLRHVTLQDAAEGSTLVRHDSVHLDEEAHAALYVLELGGSLVRHDLHAALAGDRSRLDTRGVFALRGRQHVDTQMAIRHQALNTASESVWRGVADERSRGVFRGAIVVAEGADGSDASLSSKNLLLSGQAEIDTKPELEIYADEVKAAHGATVGQLDERSLFYLRSRGIPLAEARAMLTAAFCRAVFESLPDEGLREHINERLMAQLPSA; encoded by the coding sequence ATGAGCGAGCCGCAACGCACGCCCTTCGTCGATTCGCTGCTGGAGGCCGCCGCACAGGCGCGCCTGCCGGGCAGCGGCATCGGCTGGCTGGATGCCGCGCGCCGCGAGAACCTCGAGGCATTCGCCGAGGGTGGTCTGCCCGATACCCGCATGGAGGCGTGGAAGTACACCGCGCTGCGTGCGCTGGGCCAGCGCCGTTTCGCCGCCGCCGATGCGCAGGCCGCGACGCGTGCCACTGAGGTCAATGGCTTCGCCTTGCCCGGCATCGATGGCCCCACGCTGGTATTCGTCAATGGTGTGTTCCGTCCGGAACTTTCGCGCGTCGACGCGTTGCCTGCAGGCCTGAGCCTGCAGCCGCTGTCGCAGGCGCTGCAGGGCGATGCCGAACCGCTGCGCTTCGCGCTGTCGCGTCATTACCGCGAAGGCGGTGACGTGTTTGCGCGCCTCAACGCGGCACTGGCCGGTGATGGCGTGGTGCTTCACGTGGCTGCCGGTACGAAGGTGGAAGAGCCGGTTCGCCTGCTGTTTGTCGGCGCACCGGCGGACGAAAACGTGGCATGGCACGTCCGCCACGTGGTCGAACTGGGCGAAGGCGCTGAGCTGTCGCTTGTCGAACAGCATGTGGCCACGGACGCGCACCAGAACCTGTGCACTCAGGTCACCGACATCGTGCTGCGTCGTGGCGCGAAGCTGCGCCACGTGACCCTGCAGGACGCGGCCGAAGGCAGCACGCTGGTGCGCCACGACAGCGTCCATCTGGACGAAGAAGCCCATGCGGCGCTCTACGTGCTGGAGCTGGGCGGCTCGCTGGTGCGTCACGACCTGCACGCGGCGCTGGCGGGCGACCGTTCGCGCCTGGATACGCGCGGCGTGTTCGCGCTGCGCGGTCGCCAGCACGTCGACACGCAGATGGCCATCCGCCATCAGGCGCTCAACACGGCATCGGAGTCGGTGTGGCGCGGCGTGGCGGACGAGCGTTCGCGCGGCGTGTTCCGTGGCGCCATCGTGGTGGCCGAAGGTGCCGACGGCAGCGATGCCAGCCTCAGCAGCAAGAACCTCCTGCTGTCCGGCCAGGCGGAGATCGACACCAAGCCGGAACTCGAAATCTACGCTGACGAAGTGAAGGCGGCACACGGCGCCACCGTGGGCCAGCTCGACGAGCGCTCGTTGTTCTACCTGCGCTCCCGCGGCATTCCGTTGGCCGAGGCGCGCGCCATGCTTACCGCGGCGTTCTGTCGTGCGGTGTTCGAATCGCTGCCCGACGAAGGGCTGCGCGAGCACATCAATGAGCGACTGATGGCGCAACTGCCTTCCGCCTGA
- a CDS encoding aminoglycoside phosphotransferase family protein: MTTASDRAAARLAWTRATLGDATLELASASSDASFRSYWRTRHDGKDWVVMDSPPAQEDPRPWIAIGERLADAGIHVPKVYASDLEQGFLLIEDLGTRLYLPALNDDTADSLYSDAMDALLLMQTRMDHADLPRFDRERLVSGLEVMPEWFLQRHLGYTPTCGEWDVLEAAFGVIIRNALEQPRRFVHRDYHSRNLLIVEHNNPGVIDFQGALSGPITYDLASLLRDAYVVWPRERVEGWVESYRQRLLTAGVIDDSIDREHFQRWFDLTGLHRHIRVLGQFYRLWYRDGKPGYLADVPAVYHYVVSVAERYPELADFVALLKRHAEGRDLTKVAAS; encoded by the coding sequence ATGACCACCGCTTCCGATCGCGCCGCCGCACGCCTCGCCTGGACCCGCGCCACCCTCGGCGACGCCACGCTGGAACTCGCCTCCGCATCCTCCGATGCCAGCTTCCGCAGCTACTGGCGCACACGGCACGACGGCAAAGATTGGGTGGTGATGGATTCCCCGCCCGCGCAGGAAGATCCACGGCCGTGGATCGCCATTGGCGAACGCCTGGCTGACGCAGGCATTCATGTGCCCAAGGTCTATGCCAGCGATCTCGAGCAGGGCTTCCTGCTGATCGAGGATCTCGGCACACGGCTTTACCTGCCCGCACTGAATGACGACACCGCCGACAGCCTCTACAGCGATGCCATGGATGCACTGCTGCTGATGCAGACGCGCATGGATCACGCGGATCTGCCCAGGTTCGACCGCGAGCGACTGGTGAGCGGACTGGAAGTGATGCCGGAATGGTTCCTGCAGCGACACCTCGGCTATACGCCGACCTGCGGCGAATGGGACGTGCTGGAGGCGGCGTTCGGCGTGATCATCCGCAACGCGCTGGAGCAGCCGCGCCGCTTCGTGCATCGCGATTACCACAGCCGCAACCTGCTCATCGTCGAGCACAACAACCCCGGCGTGATCGACTTCCAGGGCGCGCTTTCCGGCCCCATCACCTACGACCTCGCCTCGCTGCTGCGCGACGCCTACGTGGTGTGGCCGCGCGAGCGCGTGGAAGGCTGGGTGGAGTCGTACCGCCAGCGTCTGCTCACGGCCGGCGTGATCGATGACTCCATCGACCGCGAACATTTCCAGCGCTGGTTCGACCTGACCGGGCTGCATCGCCACATCCGCGTGCTCGGCCAGTTCTATCGCCTGTGGTATCGCGACGGGAAGCCGGGTTATCTCGCCGATGTGCCGGCCGTATATCACTACGTGGTGTCCGTGGCGGAGCGCTATCCGGAGCTTGCCGATTTCGTCGCGCTATTGAAGCGGCATGCAGAGGGGCGGGATTTGACCAAGGTAGCCGCATCGTGA
- a CDS encoding aminotransferase class V-fold PLP-dependent enzyme: MNAQTQPSPTVFDVQRIRADFPLLSRTVHDKPLVYFDNANTSQKPLSVIEAVDQHYRLRNANVSRSVHQVGEEATAAYEGARDKLARFINATSRNEVILNSGTTQAMNMIAYSYALPRLKPGDSILTTVMEHHANIVPWQLVASRTGATVKAAPIDERGELILEKFFEMLTPDVKLACVTHVSNVLGTVNPVREIARECRKRGIPLVVDGSQAVPHRPVDVQALGCDFYAFTGHKMLSPTGTGGLWARKELLEAMPPFFGGGEMIREVSFAGTTFAAPPHKFEAGTPNIAGFAGVGAAIDYYDSIGFDAIHAWEQQLLAYATERLRDIPGLRLFGEAKEKEPVISFLIEGAQATDLATLLDLQGVAVRSGHHCAHPLMQFYKVPATLRASLAFYNTREEVDAFITALLKVRKLLM; the protein is encoded by the coding sequence ATGAACGCACAGACCCAGCCGAGCCCCACCGTCTTCGACGTGCAGCGCATTCGCGCCGATTTCCCCTTGCTGTCGCGCACTGTGCACGACAAGCCGCTGGTTTATTTCGACAACGCCAACACCAGCCAAAAGCCGCTGAGCGTGATCGAGGCGGTGGACCAGCATTACCGCCTGCGCAACGCCAACGTGTCGCGCTCGGTGCATCAGGTCGGCGAAGAGGCCACGGCCGCTTATGAAGGCGCGCGCGACAAGCTGGCGCGCTTCATCAACGCCACCTCGCGCAATGAGGTAATCCTCAACTCGGGCACCACGCAGGCGATGAACATGATCGCCTACAGTTACGCGCTACCGCGCCTGAAGCCGGGCGACAGCATCCTCACCACCGTGATGGAGCATCACGCCAACATCGTGCCGTGGCAGCTGGTGGCCAGCCGCACCGGCGCGACGGTGAAGGCGGCGCCGATCGACGAGCGCGGCGAACTGATCCTCGAGAAGTTCTTCGAGATGCTCACGCCCGACGTGAAGCTGGCCTGCGTCACGCACGTCTCCAACGTCCTTGGCACGGTCAACCCGGTGCGCGAGATTGCCCGCGAGTGCCGCAAGCGCGGTATTCCGCTGGTGGTGGACGGCTCGCAGGCCGTGCCGCACCGGCCGGTGGATGTGCAGGCGCTGGGCTGCGATTTCTATGCCTTCACCGGCCACAAGATGCTCTCGCCCACGGGCACGGGTGGCCTGTGGGCGCGCAAGGAACTGCTGGAGGCCATGCCGCCGTTCTTCGGTGGCGGCGAAATGATCCGTGAGGTCAGCTTCGCCGGCACCACCTTCGCCGCGCCGCCGCACAAGTTCGAAGCAGGCACGCCGAACATCGCCGGTTTTGCCGGCGTGGGCGCCGCCATCGACTACTACGACTCCATCGGCTTCGACGCCATCCACGCGTGGGAACAGCAGCTGCTGGCCTACGCCACGGAACGCCTGCGCGACATCCCCGGCCTGCGCCTGTTCGGCGAGGCAAAGGAAAAGGAACCGGTCATCTCGTTCCTGATCGAGGGCGCGCAGGCCACCGACCTCGCCACGCTGCTCGACCTGCAGGGCGTGGCCGTGCGTTCCGGCCACCACTGCGCGCATCCGCTGATGCAGTTCTACAAGGTGCCGGCCACCCTGCGTGCCTCGCTCGCGTTCTACAACACGCGCGAAGAAGTGGATGCCTTCATCACCGCGCTGCTGAAGGTGCGCAAGCTGCTGATGTAA
- a CDS encoding sterol desaturase family protein → MMSEVWSQLVSWFASHGVLPVLQFLHLEGLAGDPGDISASLLIAAFQLCVIGLIFRPLENIVPAEKWDDRKLTKVDFQYTLLMLVGIFPIFSYLILTPIANYFGGPDTGPGDASASPLAITHWVPWLKQHPWLLFGCYYVIYDMVYYWMHRLQHALPWWWALHSMHHSTRQMSCWTNDRGSLIDGFIQSMILACVGIVMGVEPEQFAWLVLMGELVQNFSHANVRIAFGPVFNRLLVSPKFHRLHHMLVDPTRPNLHNCNFGQVFSIWDVIFGTALYNEPLRPTGVGDPMVDDDNNHGLVGLHWNAAKRFWGAVRRPAGWKFGEVAFGPDYRPIPVDQLDLHGLAHHVMQPAHAADATSPTDDATVAETA, encoded by the coding sequence ATGATGTCCGAAGTGTGGTCCCAACTGGTCAGCTGGTTCGCCAGCCATGGCGTGCTGCCCGTGCTGCAGTTCCTGCATCTGGAAGGCCTTGCCGGCGATCCCGGTGACATCTCCGCCTCCCTGCTGATTGCGGCGTTCCAGTTGTGCGTGATCGGCCTGATCTTCCGCCCGCTGGAAAACATCGTGCCGGCGGAGAAGTGGGACGACCGCAAGCTCACCAAAGTGGATTTCCAGTACACCCTGCTGATGCTGGTAGGCATCTTCCCCATCTTCAGCTATCTGATCCTCACGCCCATCGCCAACTACTTCGGCGGCCCGGACACCGGCCCCGGCGATGCCAGTGCCTCGCCGCTGGCCATCACTCACTGGGTGCCGTGGCTGAAGCAGCATCCGTGGCTGCTGTTCGGCTGCTACTACGTCATCTACGACATGGTGTACTACTGGATGCACCGCCTGCAGCACGCGCTGCCGTGGTGGTGGGCGCTGCACAGCATGCACCACAGCACGCGCCAGATGAGCTGCTGGACCAATGACCGCGGCAGCCTCATCGACGGCTTCATCCAGTCGATGATCCTCGCCTGCGTGGGCATCGTGATGGGCGTGGAACCCGAACAGTTCGCGTGGCTGGTGCTGATGGGCGAGCTGGTGCAGAACTTCTCGCATGCCAACGTGCGCATCGCCTTTGGCCCGGTGTTCAACCGCCTGCTGGTGTCGCCGAAGTTCCATCGCCTGCACCACATGCTGGTCGACCCCACTCGCCCGAACCTGCACAACTGCAATTTCGGCCAGGTGTTTTCCATCTGGGACGTGATCTTCGGCACCGCGCTCTACAACGAGCCACTGCGCCCTACCGGCGTGGGCGACCCGATGGTGGACGACGACAACAACCATGGCCTGGTCGGCCTGCACTGGAACGCCGCCAAGCGCTTCTGGGGCGCGGTGCGCCGCCCGGCTGGCTGGAAATTCGGCGAGGTCGCGTTTGGCCCGGACTATCGCCCTATCCCGGTCGATCAGCTGGACCTGCACGGATTGGCGCATCACGTGATGCAGCCCGCGCATGCAGCGGACGCCACGTCGCCCACCGACGACGCCACCGTCGCCGAGACAGCTTGA